The following proteins are co-located in the Carassius auratus strain Wakin unplaced genomic scaffold, ASM336829v1 scaf_tig00001155, whole genome shotgun sequence genome:
- the csnk2a4 gene encoding casein kinase II subunit alpha isoform X1: MCVCSPLDNLSDFPFYLPFPTAIRRRFHLLWPLSCSQHVLQNCSHLIFNWQYSKHRSELCIMPGPVASRAKVYTEVNTQRPREYWDYESHVIEWGNQDDFQLVRKLGRGKYSEVFEAINITNNEKVVVKILKPVKKKKIKREIKILENLRGGPNIITLLDIVKDPVSRTPALVFEHVNNTDFKQLYQTLTDFDIRFYMFEILKALDFCHSMGIMHRDVKPHNIMIDHEHRKLRLIDWGLAEFYHPGQEYNIRVASRYFKGPELLIDYQMYDYSLDMWSLGCMLASMIFRKEPFFHGHDNYDQLVRIAKVLGTEDLYDCIDKYNIELEPRFNDILGRHSRKRWERFIHSENQHLVSPEALDFLDKLLRYDHQSRLTAREAMEHPYFYPVLKDQTRIAGSTSVPTTITAVSSAAMITGIAALPASTALGPLTGSPILMAPSSLNTPVPAATGAAQ, translated from the exons atgtgtgtgtgtagtcctCTTGACAATCTCTCAGATTTCCCATTTTATTTACCTTTCCCCACAGCCATCCGGAGACGCTTCCATCTTCTATGGCCCCTCTCCTGTAGCCAGCACGTTCTGCAAAACTGTTCTCATCTGATTTTTAATTGGCAGTACAGTAAACACAGATCTGAACTGTGCATCATGCCAGGACCTGTGGCGAGTCGCGCCAAAGTCTACACTGAGGTCAACACACAACGGCCCAGAGAATACTGGGATTATGAATCACATGTTATTGAGTGGGG CAATCAAGATGATTTCCAACTGGTCCGCAAGTTAGGAAGAGGAAAGTACAGTGAAGTGTTTGAAGCAATCAACATTACAAACAATGAGAAAGTAGTGGTTAAAATACTAAAG CctgtgaagaagaagaagataaagCGTGAAATAAAGATTCTCGAGAACCTTCGCGGAGGTCCGAATATCATCACCCTCCTGGACATCGTCAAAGACCCAGTG TCCAGAACACCTGCCTTGGTTTTTGAACATGTGAACAACACAGACTTTAAG CAACTGTATCAGACCCTGACAGACTTTGACATTCGCTTCTACATGTTTGAGATCCTGAAG GCTTTGGATTTCTGTCACAGTATGGGAATTATGCACAGAGATGTCAAGCCACACAACATCATGATCGATCATGAGCACAGAAAG TTGCGTCTCATTGACTGGGGACTGGCTGAATTCTATCACCCAGGACAGGAGTACAACATCCGAGTCGCCTCTCGCTACTTTAAAGGACCAGAACTACTGATAGATTACCAG ATGTATGACTACAGTCTCGATATGTGGAGTCTTGGTTGTATGCTGGCCAGTATGATCTTTAGGAAGGAGCCATTCTTCCACGGACATGACAACTATGACCAG CTGGTGAGAATAGCTAAAGTTCTTGGAACAGAAGATCTTTATGATTGCATTGACAAATACAACATTGAGCTGGAGCCTCGGTTTAATGACATTCTGGGAAG ACATTCCCGTAAGCGATGGGAGCGGTTCATTCACAGTGAAAACCAACACTTGGTCAGTCCTGAAGCTCTTGACTTTCTGGACAAGTTGTTGCGTTACGACCATCAGAGCAGACTGACCGCGAGAGAGGCCATGGAGCACCCCTACTTCT ACCCTGTTTTGAAAGATCAGACTCGCATCGCAGGATCAACCTCTGTGCCAACAACTATCACTGCAGTGAGCTCTGCCGCTATGATCACAG GAATAGCTGCGCTTCCAGCCTCCACAGCTCTAGGGCCCCTGACGGGCTCCCCCATTCTCATGGCCCCCAGCAGCCTAAACACTCCAGTGCCTGCAGCCACGGGGGCCGCTCAGTGA
- the csnk2a4 gene encoding casein kinase II subunit alpha isoform X2: MPGPVASRAKVYTEVNTQRPREYWDYESHVIEWGNQDDFQLVRKLGRGKYSEVFEAINITNNEKVVVKILKPVKKKKIKREIKILENLRGGPNIITLLDIVKDPVSRTPALVFEHVNNTDFKQLYQTLTDFDIRFYMFEILKALDFCHSMGIMHRDVKPHNIMIDHEHRKLRLIDWGLAEFYHPGQEYNIRVASRYFKGPELLIDYQMYDYSLDMWSLGCMLASMIFRKEPFFHGHDNYDQLVRIAKVLGTEDLYDCIDKYNIELEPRFNDILGRHSRKRWERFIHSENQHLVSPEALDFLDKLLRYDHQSRLTAREAMEHPYFYPVLKDQTRIAGSTSVPTTITAVSSAAMITGIAALPASTALGPLTGSPILMAPSSLNTPVPAATGAAQ; the protein is encoded by the exons ATGCCAGGACCTGTGGCGAGTCGCGCCAAAGTCTACACTGAGGTCAACACACAACGGCCCAGAGAATACTGGGATTATGAATCACATGTTATTGAGTGGGG CAATCAAGATGATTTCCAACTGGTCCGCAAGTTAGGAAGAGGAAAGTACAGTGAAGTGTTTGAAGCAATCAACATTACAAACAATGAGAAAGTAGTGGTTAAAATACTAAAG CctgtgaagaagaagaagataaagCGTGAAATAAAGATTCTCGAGAACCTTCGCGGAGGTCCGAATATCATCACCCTCCTGGACATCGTCAAAGACCCAGTG TCCAGAACACCTGCCTTGGTTTTTGAACATGTGAACAACACAGACTTTAAG CAACTGTATCAGACCCTGACAGACTTTGACATTCGCTTCTACATGTTTGAGATCCTGAAG GCTTTGGATTTCTGTCACAGTATGGGAATTATGCACAGAGATGTCAAGCCACACAACATCATGATCGATCATGAGCACAGAAAG TTGCGTCTCATTGACTGGGGACTGGCTGAATTCTATCACCCAGGACAGGAGTACAACATCCGAGTCGCCTCTCGCTACTTTAAAGGACCAGAACTACTGATAGATTACCAG ATGTATGACTACAGTCTCGATATGTGGAGTCTTGGTTGTATGCTGGCCAGTATGATCTTTAGGAAGGAGCCATTCTTCCACGGACATGACAACTATGACCAG CTGGTGAGAATAGCTAAAGTTCTTGGAACAGAAGATCTTTATGATTGCATTGACAAATACAACATTGAGCTGGAGCCTCGGTTTAATGACATTCTGGGAAG ACATTCCCGTAAGCGATGGGAGCGGTTCATTCACAGTGAAAACCAACACTTGGTCAGTCCTGAAGCTCTTGACTTTCTGGACAAGTTGTTGCGTTACGACCATCAGAGCAGACTGACCGCGAGAGAGGCCATGGAGCACCCCTACTTCT ACCCTGTTTTGAAAGATCAGACTCGCATCGCAGGATCAACCTCTGTGCCAACAACTATCACTGCAGTGAGCTCTGCCGCTATGATCACAG GAATAGCTGCGCTTCCAGCCTCCACAGCTCTAGGGCCCCTGACGGGCTCCCCCATTCTCATGGCCCCCAGCAGCCTAAACACTCCAGTGCCTGCAGCCACGGGGGCCGCTCAGTGA
- the tp53rk gene encoding EKC/KEOPS complex subunit TP53RK has translation MAHSDSVKAGVPSYLKEAQMIKQGAEARVYRGTFLGRSVVIKERFTKLYRHPEVDEKLTRRRTTQEVRSILRCRRAGINAPVVYFVDYTTHCIFLEDIIHSVSVRDHIASAQASEQNPQHLQTLVDKIGEILAQMHDEDVIHGDLTTSNMLLVSGAEDHNMKLVLIDFGLSYISALPEDKGVDLYVLEKAFLSTHPKTETLFERLLKSYTASSKKSPAVIKKLDEVRLRGRKRSMVG, from the exons ATGGCCCACTCAGACTCCGTAAAAGCGGGTGTACCGTCGTATTTAAAGGAGGCACAGATGATTAAACAGGGCGCTGAAGCCCGTGTATATCGAGGGACGTTTCTGGGTCGGTCCGTGGTTATTAAAGAGCGATTCACAAAATTATATCGCCACCCTGAAGTCGACGAGAAACTGACGCGCCGCAGAACCACGCAGGAGGTGCGATCCATCCTGCGATGCAGGAGAGCAG GTATCAACGCACCCGTTGTTTATTTTGTTGACTACACCACTCATTGTATCTTCTTGGAGGATATTATTCACTCCGTGTCAGTAAGAGACCACATCGCATCGGCTCAAGCATCAGAACAAAACCCACAGCATCTCCAGACTCTAGTAGACAAGATCGGTGAAATCCTGGCGCAGATGCACGATGAAGATGTCATCCACGGTGATCTCACCACCTCCAACATGCTTCTGGTCAGTGGAGCTGAAGACCACAACATGAAGCTGGTTCTGATTGACTTTGGGTTGAGTTACATTTCTGCTCTACCAGAAGACAAAGGAGTTGATCTGTACGTGTTGGAGAAAGCTTTTCTCAGCACTCATCCCAAAACGGAGACTTTGTTTGAGAGACTTCTGAAAAGTTACACTGCTTCATCCAAAAAGTCACCTGCGGTCATCAAGAAACTGGATGAAGTTCGACTGAGAGGACGGAAGAGGTCTATGGTGGGATGA
- the serinc3 gene encoding serine incorporator 1, protein MGAVSGTLASWVCCLCCHAGCFRCRCCPQIKKSIVTRIMYAFILLLGTIIACVMLSPGVEQQLKRIPGFCNGGAGSSIPGIEANVQCEIFLGYKAVYRVCCGMSLFFLMFSLLTINVKNSRDPRAAIHNGFWIVKIAVMVAVTVGAFYIPEEPFTRMCFIVGSCGAFFFILIQLVLLIDFAHSWNESWLDKMEKENRKRWYIALLSVTGLNYILSLTAAVLCYNIYTQTEGCMLNKFFICFNMLLCVVASALSVLPRIQEYQPRSGLLQSSVMTLYTMYLTWSAMTNEPDRTCNPRLISIFQQITSSTVAPLEVENQTATIIVDTEETLPTAPYLQWWDAQSIVGLAIFVLCILYSSIRSSNTSQVNKLTLAAKDSTVVDESYTVSLETAEDVTTSIVEDNERDTVQYSYAFFHFMLFLASLYIMMTLTNWYSPDADYDAMTSKWTSVWVKISSSWVCLSLYTWSLVAPMILTNRDFT, encoded by the exons ATGGGTGCTGTGTCAGGGACCCTGGCGAGTTGG gtTTGTTGCCTTTGCTGCCATGCAGGATGTTTTAGGTGCAGATGCTGCCCACAGATCAAGAAGTCTATCGTAACCCGAATCATGTATGCCTTCATCCTTTTGCTTGGGACCATCATTGCCTGTGTCATGTTGTCACCTGGTGTTGAACAACAGCTTAAAAGA ATCCCTGGTTTCTGTAATGGAGGAGCAGGATCCAGTATACCAGGAATTGAGGCTAATGTTCAGTGTGAGATTTTTCTCGGCTATAAGGCTGTGTACCGGGTTTGTTGTGGCATGAGTTTGTTCTTTCTCATGTTCTCCCTTCTCACCATCAATGTGAAGAACAGCCGAGATCCCAGAGCTGCCATTCACAATGG GTTCTGGATTGTCAAGATTGCAGTCATGGTTGCTGTCACTGTTGGTGCCTTCTATATTCCCGAGGAGCCTTTTACCCGAA TGTGCTTTATTGTGGGAAGCTGTGGAGCATTTTTCTTTATTCTGATTCAGCTGGTCTTGCTTATTGACTTTGCCCACTCGTGGAACGAATCCTGGCTTGataaaatggaaaaagaaaacagaaagaggTGGTATATAG CCTTGCTGTCAGTAACAGGACTGAACTATATTCTGTCCCTCACGGCTGCAGTTCTCTGCTATAACATCTACACTCAGACAGAAGGATGCATGCTTAACAAGTTCTTCATCTGCTTCAACATGTTATTATGTGTCGTAGCTTCTGCTCTCTCTGTACTGCCCAGAATTCAG GAATACCAGCCCAGATCTGGACTTCTTCAGTCATCCGTTATGACTTTGTACACCATGTACCTCACCTGGTCAGCCATGACCAATGAGCCAG ACCGCACATGCAACCCAAGACTGATCAGCATCTTCCAGCAGATCACGTCCTCCACAGTCGCACCGCTGGAGGTCGAGAACCAGACGGCCACCATCATTGTAGACACAGAGGAAACGCTGCCAACTGCCCCGTATCTGCAGTGGTGGGACGCTCAAAGCATCGTCGGATTGGCcatttttgttctctgcattttgTATTCAAG TATACGCTCTTCCAACACCAGTCAAGTTAATAAACTAACCTTAGCAGCTAAAGATAGCACAGTTGTGGATGAAAGCTACACAGTGAGTCTTGAGACAGCAGAAGACGTCACAACATCAATTGTGGAGGACAACGAAAGAGACACTGTTCAGTACAGCTACGCTTTCTTTCACTTCATGCTGTTCCTGGCGTCTCTCTACATCATGATGACTCTCACCAACTGGTACAG TCCTGATGCAGACTATGATGCCATGACGAGCAAGTGGACGTCAGTGTGGGTGAAGATCTCCTCCAGCTGGGTCTGTCTGTCATTATACACCTGGAGTCTGGTCGCTCCGATGATTCTCACCAACAGAGACTTCACCTAG
- the LOC113069245 gene encoding SOSS complex subunit B1-like, translating to MSTETHVKDIKPGLKNLNVIFIVLETGRVTKTKDGHEVRSCKVADKTGSISVSVWDEVGDLIQAGDIIRLTKGYASVFKGCLTLYTGRGGELQKIGEFCMVYSEVPNFSEPNPEYLAQINKTGLNDQSSIAAPAGNDTLNGNGMNTQDSGNSTNANGNRLTPSPGVGGSSVSNGKETRRMVKR from the exons ATGAGCACAGAGACTCATGTGAAGGACATTAAACCTGGACTCAAGAATCTCAATGTCATCTTCATCGTGCTGGAAACAG GACGAGTGACGAAGACCAAAGACGGTCACGAGGTGCGCTCATGTAAAGTGGCTGACAAGACGGGCAGCATCAGTGTCTCGGTTTGGGACGAAGTCGGTGACCTCATCCAGGCGGGTGACATCATCAGACTGACCAAAGG TTATGCCTCAGTTTTTAAAGGCTGTTTGACGCTGTACACTGGAAGGGGAGGTGAACTACAGAAGATTGGAGA ATTCTGCATGGTGTATTCAGAGGTGCCAAACTTTAGTGAGCCAAATCCAGAATATTTGGCCCAGATTAATAAAACG GGACTGAATGACCAGAGCAGCATTGCTGCCCCTGCAG GTAATGACACTCTCAATGGAAATGGGATGAATACTCAAGACTCTGGTAACTCTACTAATGCAAATGGAAACAGGTTGACACCAAGTCCAGGTGTGGGAGGAAGTTCTGTGAGCAATGGCAAGGAGACACGGCGAATGGTCAAAAGATGA